The nucleotide sequence TCGACACCGGGCATTCCTTTGTCCAGCAGCGTCATGGCTCGCAGGCGACGCCGCTCCAACTCCTCCGCTGTGCCTGGGGGTCTCATGCATGACAATATCGGTTCAAGCAATACACTTTATTTAACCGCTCAATGGTCAATAAGAAAGAAGCCTCGGGCATCAAGAACGTTATATCATTCACCGCTCCCAATGAGTGACCCAACGGCCGCCTGCTTCCGTGAGACGGGTCAGGGGCTCGCCGGTGCACGAGCCCCGCTCCCCGGACAGACGTCCTTGGCCCTTACAAATTCGGCTCTGCCGGCTCTGACACGCCCTTCAACGCGGCTCCGGAAAGTTCGAGATCGCCCCCTTTGGCGGCGAGGTCCCCAAGGGAAACGATGCCGACAAGCCGTTGGTTGGCATCAAGCACCGGTGCGCGGCGAATCTGCTTCTCTCGCATGGCCTGAACAACTTCTTCAATTTCCTGATCCTCGCGAACCGTAAGAACGCCACTCGTCATCGCGTCCCCCGCCAGCGTTTTGTTCGGATCCAAGCCCTGTCCGACCACGCGGATGGTGATATCGCGGTCGGTGAGCATGCCGACAAGCATCTGATCGCGGGCCACTGGCAATACCCCCACGTTTATTGCGGCCATTTCCTCAGCAGCCTGCCGCACGGTGGCATCTGCACTGATGGCTTTCACTCTATTGGTCATCGTCTCCTTCACCTGCATGAGAATTTCCTTTCGTAAAACAGCGATACGCACTCCTCTAAGGTCTGCATGGCATTATGAACAAATCGAGACGACAATACATGAATCACGTATGAAAAGTAATTCATTTCATACTCTGCCAGCACTCGCGGCGCTATCGCGTATGAACGGCTCTTAAGCTTGTGATCATGTTCTCGTTGGCATCGCAACCTCACAATAAGCGCTCTACTGGAACTCGCCTGGCTGACCAGGCATGCATGAGACAGACCCGCTTGAAGAACCCGCTGAACGCAAAGACATCGTCAGTGGCAAGGGAGATGTACGATGGCAAACGAACAGCACCAGCCGGCCCTCATCATCGTGGGCAGCACTGGTCTTATCGGCTCACACCTCGCAAACCGATTTGCGGAAACATACCGGGTCTTCGCAATGGACATCAAGTCGCCCGAAGACCTGCCGGAGGGCGCGGAATTCATATCCATCGACGTAACTTCCGGCGAGCGCGTGCATGACGCCATACACGAAGCGGCGTCCCGTAGCGAGGGCCCAATTGCCGCAGTGATCCAGCTGGCGGCCTATTATGACTTTGCGGGCGATCCCAGTGAACTCTACGACAAGATCACCGTGGAAGGAACCAGGCGGGCCCTACGCGTCGCCCAAGAGATCTCGGCGGAGCAGTTCATTTTCTCAAATACGATGCTTGTTCATCGTGCTACGAAGCCGGGACAGCCATTCAATGAAGACCGACCGCTTGAAGCGAAATGGCCTTATCCTCAATCGAAGGTGAAGACCGAAAAGCTCATTCGAGCGGAGCACGGCAACCTGCCCGCAGTATTGCTTCGAATCGCCGGTGCATATACCGACGTCTGCGACTCGCTCCCGCTTTCTCATCAGATTCAGCGAATTCGGGAACAGAGACTTACATCCAAGGTCTATCCGGGAGATATGCGCTGCGGGCAAGCTTTCGTTCACATTGACGACCTAACCGAGGCCTTTTACAAAACGGTCAAGAACAGACACCTTCTGCCGAATGATGCATTCCCAATCCTGATCGGCGAACCGGAGACGCCCGGATATGGGCAGCTCCAGAAGGAGTTTGCCCGACGGATTCTGGGCGTTTCCGACTGGGAGACGCGCGAAATCCCC is from Phycisphaerae bacterium and encodes:
- a CDS encoding CBS domain-containing protein, with amino-acid sequence MQVKETMTNRVKAISADATVRQAAEEMAAINVGVLPVARDQMLVGMLTDRDITIRVVGQGLDPNKTLAGDAMTSGVLTVREDQEIEEVVQAMREKQIRRAPVLDANQRLVGIVSLGDLAAKGGDLELSGAALKGVSEPAEPNL
- a CDS encoding NAD(P)-dependent oxidoreductase; its protein translation is MANEQHQPALIIVGSTGLIGSHLANRFAETYRVFAMDIKSPEDLPEGAEFISIDVTSGERVHDAIHEAASRSEGPIAAVIQLAAYYDFAGDPSELYDKITVEGTRRALRVAQEISAEQFIFSNTMLVHRATKPGQPFNEDRPLEAKWPYPQSKVKTEKLIRAEHGNLPAVLLRIAGAYTDVCDSLPLSHQIQRIREQRLTSKVYPGDMRCGQAFVHIDDLTEAFYKTVKNRHLLPNDAFPILIGEPETPGYGQLQKEFARRILGVSDWETREIPKALAKSGAWLQENMPGVDDPFIKPFMVDLADDHYELDISRAQERINWYPKRRLLQTVPSMIESLKTDPEAWYRRHGLTSEGG